From a region of the Calliphora vicina chromosome 4, idCalVici1.1, whole genome shotgun sequence genome:
- the out gene encoding uncharacterized protein out: MTSTETSAEKSALTDTNNTVVYKQTTKPKKKRRDKSDLGPDFVAPDGGWGWVVCLSAGFSNFSLFPALQQYGLIYRERMKTLGFDAKQTTTIVNVVMAISSLTGLVNGAMFRRFTFRQVALVGSLLGFVGVFLSAFCVEFWQYVVCFSSIYGIGLGLCMAASALAVNTYFKNKRRKATGFSWTITGLGPIIFPYFSTVLMYHYGAQGSILVYSAIALNAFLCALTLQPVLRHVKKPEKEIVTETNGNTIQNSTVAGDKDQAEFECKYCQYQRKGKRSIFSSQYLFNDDDPERPGYEITEPATPMLARANDGWYGSKMSLASEKVPRYRPSKVLKRQLSRRDGGETGHEENPDETALYKPNYFNREREDEDRYASKLSIYSKAGADEFRCTCTEEKALLQKLTDEEKKVETAKLQAAIDEDERLKSKMTLGQKIVKFFDLDLLKDFTFVNLAMGMTIMMFGEMNFSVLTPFILNSFGYSDGQISLAMSLLGGMDISVRFLAPFALEKVKLDNRVLFAFGIISISIGRLIVTLTDSYNVVLAVFVLIGFGKGFRTIFSPLIIPSYVPLNRLPAASGLQLIFNSIFSFACGPILGIITDAYSYRVTIHFINCLTSLALLLWLSESMIRKMLNKKSKGLQG; this comes from the exons ATGACTAGCACAGAAACGTCTGCGGAGAAATCAGCACTTACAGATACAAATAACACCGTTGTGTACAAACAGACCACAAAGCCCAAAAAGAAACGGAGAGATAAAAGTGATTTGGGTCCAGATTTTGTGGCACCCGATGGCGGTTGGGGTTGGGTGGTGTGTTTATCTGCTGGTTTCAGTAAT TTCTCCTTATTTCCCGCCCTCCAACAGTATGGTCTCATCTATAGAGAGCGCATGAAAACTTTGGGTTTCGATGCCAAACAAACCACCACTATAGTGAATGTAGTCATGGCCATATCCTCGCTGACAGGGCTAGTGAATGGTGCCATGTTTAGAAGGTTTACTTTCAGACAGGTGGCTTTAGTAGGCAGTCTTCTGGGTTTTGTAGGAGTTTTTCTATCAGCGTTCTGTGTGGAATTTTGGCAATATGTGGTGTGTTTTTCCAGTATTTATG GCATTGGTTTGGGTCTGTGCATGGCAGCCTCTGCTTTGGCGGTGAATacctatttcaaaaataaacggCGAAAGGCCACTGGTTTCTCTTGGACCATAACCGGCTTGGGACCCATTATATTTCCCTACTTCTCAACTGTTTTAATGTATCACTATGGCGCCCAAGGTTCAATTTTGGTTTACTCAGCCATAGCTCTCAACGCTTTCCTATGTGCCTTGACATTGCAACCTGTTTTAAGGCATGTGAAGAAACCCGAAAAGGAAATTGTAACCGAAACCAATGGCAATACCATACAAAATTCCACTGTTGCTGGTGACAAGGATCAGGCCGAATTTGAGTGCAAATATTGCCAATATCAACGTAAGGGAAAACGTAGCATTTTCTCCTCACAGTATCTGTTCAATGATGATGATCCCGAAAGACCGGGTTATGAAATTACTGAACCAGCCACTCCCATGTTGGCCAGAGCTAATGATGGTTGGTATGGCTCCAAAATGTCATTGGCCTCGGAGAAAGTACCCCGCTATAGGCCATCGAAAGTATTAAAACGTCAGTTGTCTCGGCGAGATGGTGGCGAAACTGGTCATGAGGAGAATCCAGATGAAACTGCTCTCTATAAGCCAAATTATTTCAATCGTGAAAGAGAAGATGAAGATCGTTATGCCAGTAAATTAAGTATATACTCTAAGGCAGGAGCCGATGAGTTCCGCTGTACATGTACCGAAGAAAAGGCTTTGCTGCAGAAACTAACCGATGAGGAGAAAAAGGTGGAGACAGCCAAACTACAGGCTGCCATAGATGAAGATGAACGCCTCAAAAGTAAAATGACTTTAGGACAAAAAATAGTCAAGTTTTTCGATTTGGATTTATTAAAAGATTTCACTTTCGTCAACCTGGCCATGGGCATGACCATAATGATGTTTGGTGAAATGAATTTCTCCGTATTGACGCCATTTATCCTAAACAGTTTTGGCTATTCTGATGGTCAAATATCATTGGCCATGTCTTTGTTGGGTGGCATGGATATTTCGGTGCGTTTCCTGGCTCCCTTCGCTTTGGAAAAAGTGAAATTGGACAATCGTGTATTGTTTGCCTTTGGCATTATTTCCATATCCATTGGACGTTTGATTGTTACCCTAACCGATTCGTATAATGTTGTATTGGCGGTATTTGTATTGATCGGTTTTGGCAAAGGATTCCGTACGATTTTCTCTCCCTTGATTATACCCAGTTATGTGCCATTGAATAGATTACCAGCGGCCTCTGGCTTACAATTGATATTCAACTCTATATTTTCATTTGCTTGTGGACCCATATTAG gTATAATTACAGATGCCTACAGCTACCGAGTAACCATACACTTTATTAATTGTCTAACTTCATTGGCCTTATTATTGTGGTTAAGTGAATCGATGATCcggaaaatgttaaacaaaaaatccaagGGATTACAAGGTTAA